In the genome of Labrus bergylta chromosome 7, fLabBer1.1, whole genome shotgun sequence, the window CTGAACTCTGTTATCTCAGTGTTTGCTGCTTTTGTTCTCTCCTTTTCTGTTAAACCTTAAACGTGCTACATATAAAGTTTCATACATGCACTGGATTACAAGCTGGCTATTTTGGATATCTCCAAGCACGGCTGTTTGAACATTGACATTAAGGGTGTTTACTACTTTTTGACAGAAACCTCCTCTTTTCATTGATAGTCTATCAAATGTTCCTGCCAGGGTGTACCATCCTAACTTGTCTCCAAAACTATGCTATGCATGCTTGGGACCACTACTTAAAGATGTTACCCTTAGAAACCATTCACAAATCTCATTGGAAAGTCTGGCCTTGTTCAGCAATGGCAATGAATGTTGATAGATGAAAAACAGACTCAGTCAAAATGACTTTATCTCTACAATCCCAGCAGGAAGCCTTATTCATATAGGTAGTATATTACAGGTTTTCATTGATTGTTTAAAAGCTTTGTCAGTGTAGTCAGACTCAACAGATCCAGCAATGTACTTGTTTTTGGATGACAGTTCAGTTTTGTCCATTGGATCTTTTGGCTATACAACCACAATTTGCCTCTTGTAACTTCTCCAGCTGCTTTCAATGACTGGGACTGAGCCAATGACAAATTCACACTCACAAAGACTGTACAATAAGAGGGAGATACGAGAAAGGCTTGTTCAATCGTGTGTGTCTTCAGAATGACTTCATGCAGTTCTCATCACTTCATGACTTTAGACCTTTCAACACCTTCTCCACATTCAGAACACATTAATGGCAAAATGAAAAGGAACCGATGTTCACTGATcactaaaatatatttaacagGGTAAACTCTTTACACTCTGAAATGGCTCTGTGAAAGATCACAAAAGACATTACTAAATCTACGAGCCCATTGTTAATAAAACAATGGTTCACAATAGAGCTGTAATTAAGGACCATTTTCAATATTGTTCAATATGCCACTTATTTTCAGACTCAATTATTTGTTAAGTctataatacaaaaaaagcttaaaaaatgtGCTTCAAGAACAAAATGTGACTCTTCAAATTGCCCCTTTTTTTCAACACTTCAAACCCTAAAGAAATCCTACCATTTATGAAGCTGTAACCACCGAATGTTTGACAAAAGAAATTAACCTTTAAGGCAAATTTACTCACCTTTAAGTATGTGAACATTTCTATAATGGCATGGAGATTATGTGACAATATTGTCGAGGTATTAACAATAATATCTGAAGCTGAAGTCAACAGTTCATTGTTGTGCGTAACTTAAATAAGCATTaagtgtaaaagtacttcaAACTGGAAAAACGGAAAACATCCTTTTCAGAGTCCATGAATGGTTTCCTTTGAACATGAACATGATTACGGGTCAGAGTGCTGTCTTTTTCAAAGGTATGATACATCCCAATTTTAGTcatcatattaaataaaataatttccaATGGATTGTGAAAGAATAACACTAAATATTtagtgtttaaatatttatcgACTTTTCATTAACTTCATAAAAAACACAGGATTGTGCTTTCACACTGGCTGAACCTTCACAAATTGGTTCAAATCATGCTATAGCTGGTTTGGATTACAGCTGCATCAGTCACAACAAGTTGTTTTTGGTCAGATGTATATAAAAAACGGACCTCTGAACCAGGGCTTGGTCTAGTGACTTTGCTCCCAGGTGGACATAAAACTGAAAGCTCCAAGGTTTGAAATAACTACTCTGTTAAAAAACTCCTCAGCAAAGACTGAaccaaactcctgaaaaacaaacaggatgtgGGCTTTTAATCTCACATCCAATCAATTTTAAGGTTGCTTGTATTCTTTGCTTTGTGCTGTACCAAAGTTTTATTTCCAGAGGGTGAACATTTTGAAGTAACATCAAATCTGCCACtgcatgctgttcaaataagcCCAAGTGTTTCCTTGCATGACTGAAATATGTTGAAACATACTTTATGTCCGAACCATCACTCTTTGTCTCTTCTGTACTACCGCTCAACCACAAAACTTGAAAGTGACACACCATAAAAGGCAGGAAGAGGTTTCTCTATAGCTCtgttttttcactctctctcacttcaccagcattttttttacattaaggaACTAACATTACGAGCATGGTTGAGGGAATGAACCACAAACCCTCTACTAAAGCTCTGCAGGGGGAATGGGCATTTCAAATCATAAAGACTAATTAAGGGCAGTTTGATTTATAGGGTATACTGAACTACAGGAAGCTTCAAAGTGAACATGTTCATTATGTTGTGCACAGCACAGGAAGCATATTTTTCTTAATATAGAACTGCATTATTCAACCTTATGTGCTATGATTAGTACAACTAAGCCGTGATTGGCTGTTAATTGATGCTGCGAAGTTTGCCGCCTCTGGCTAGGAAAcctttttaaatcagaattacAGGAGTCTGCTGTTTGTGTCTCATTTAAGTGTCAACTTAATATTTGGACCCAAATCTCTTTTCTAAGTCTATACATGGCAGACAAAACTGCAACAATTTCACAAATAGAACAATAATTTGGTTTCAGACAGGATATATGGCCAGTGGTATCATTTGTTAAAACTGGTAAAGTTACATTTTGATCTATTGGCTTTACTAGTCAATCAACAGGACTAGGGTGGACTAGGTGGTATTGTATTGGGAAAGAAACATATTTGAAATGTAAGGTTTAATATCACACCTTTACTCCATGGTGTCTGtaatttttaaagtccagattTAACACGTCTGCTCACTTTAATTTTGTATCAAACACAGTGCTACAGTATGAGCTACGTGCTACAATTCTGCCTTGCACTGATATTTAAATGAGCTTAATTACAACACACAATCAATTCCCACATGACAATGCTTAGTGCTGCAGCTTAAGTTAAACCAGGATGAACTTTTCTTCACAGGCTACATGAGTTCTCTTGCAGGAGCCTTTTTGCAGTGGCCCCCCAGCTGTGCCAGCGCAGTGGTCCCACTAAAATAGATGAGGACACAGGATTTTTTGAACGCAGCCTAAGGCAGCAGAGTTTCTCGAGAAAAATCCCTCTCCCCACCAGAAAGCCCCAGTGAGAGAAGAATTTATTCTGCAGTTAGAAGTGAAATCAAGAGCATGCTAAGCAGTCAGAGCAAGATAGATTATAAGGTGGCAAAACTCCCAAAAAGAGCGAGCAACTTCCATTTCAGCATCGAATATGTAAGCCACCCTCATCAGAAACTTGTTTAGACTGTAATCTGGTGGGCTAACCTGCTGTGGCCCTCGACAGCACACATAATCCATTGAGAAAAAGGATGACGAATCAGCAACTtcactcacacaaacaggaaagaTAGTCAGTCAGAAGATTGCCAGTTctgctctcttcctcctcacacGGTCCTGTTCTTCACCCAACACTTGTCACTTATCTCAAAGAGCtgtcaatctgtttttttttttggtttttttacaTTATCTTGCCCTTTGATCTTGCACAGTCTGGCATCTCTCAACACCACTTTTAAAGCCTCCAGTACAGGGGTTCACTCTGTTTTCATATGTTAACATATTTTTTCACTATTCAGACTGCAAGGCACAATACTTAACGCCCAAGTGACATCTCACGTTCGATATGAATTCCTGGAGGCGTAATCGGGGGACCGACTGATCCCACCTGTGTGCCCCCCATCAGAGTTAGAAACAGAAGCGTGATTGGATTGGCCCACCCAGCCAGGGGGAGCAgcactgtgtctgtctgtgactTCATGTAATTTGACTGCTGCTATTAACCTCATGTTAGCAGCCAGATGCTAACAGCTGACCACACCCAAGTGGCTAAATAATGCCCTTTATTTGCTGATTCAAACAAGTTAATTTAGACATAAACATACTGGATTTTCCCTTATAGTTTACCTGAGGGTGTCTCTTTATGACATGTGTATCTTTATCAATATTTCCTTTAAGCTGCCCTGTTGCCTTCTCCCACTGATATGAACGAACACCAAGATAGCATAGGCAATGAAGGCAGGGAAAAACAGCCGAGATGTTGACGTCTGACTTGCTATTCCCCTGCTGTGAGCTGGTCAGGGCTTTGGtaatgagagagaggggacCTGACTGAGCCTgcggcggtgtgtgtgtgtgtgtgcgtgtttgtgttcacgtttGTGTGCATCGGATAGGAAGTGTGTGTAATTTACTGTGAGGACTTTCTTTCTGActtgtgtgcatttgtgcaaTATTGGAAGGGAACCAGCTGTGGCCATGTGGTCGAGgatttgaatgtgtgtggaCACCTACATACATATTTGAGTGTCTACAGGAggaagtgtgtgcatgttgttggAGGTCTGACAAGGCTCAgtcacacagaaacatgtcGTGGAGCGAAGTGGTAAGCCAACATTAAGCATGAACAACCCTTACTCAACCCTTCTCTACATCCTCTACCTCccttcctcttttcctttctccCTTCCCTggctcttcttcctccatctcttttccttcccctccctccctcctctctaaTCGCTGGGCTAATTGACTCAGCCAGATTTGGCAACAGGCTTATTAGTGTCATTTCACACAACAAGGAGTGACCTATGCAGACGCCGCAGACGCTGACAGTCGAGACAGTGCACACCCTGCTATGTTACGCTGTGCAAATCTAATTCCCCCGTACGCATTAAAGCAGCTATTTCTTTCATTTGATCAAATGACCTATTAACAGCATTTTCATGTGACTGCTTTCCCAAACTTGTGTTTGGTCAAGAGTTTCAAAAACTGAAGCGGAATGATTCAATATCCAAGTTCATCCAATTTCCAGCTATAGCATAACATGTGTAAAACCCTTCATTTTAGTTCAGTTTCCCAACAGttaacctcaaacaagaggGAAACCCAAAGGGGACATATTCAGCCGTAGGCCCTACACATGTCAAGCCTCAAACTTcgtctttgtattgtttttcaCACAGAATGTCCTTGTGTGGGCCCAAACATTCATTCATAACAGTAACATTTCATGTCGCCATGCCATGCTTGACACTCctctctgcaggtaaacaacGTGTGTGCGATGATAGGTaggcatatgtgtgtgtgagtgtggtgagAGTTGATGTTTGGGGTAATGCATTTGTAGTTTCATCTGATGAGATACATTTTAAGCGTCATCCAAATGTTTGGCTCACGAGTGTCAGTGCGTGAGTGTGTACGTGcagtctgcgtgtgtgtgtgtgtgtgtgtgtgcgtgtgtgtgtgtgcgcagaaTAGCCTATGGTGTCCTTACCGCTGTGCGCGCTGAACCAGCGGGGTGCGATGTGCAGGGGCAAGGTGTCAGCCAGCGACCCCCGGGACCCCAAATAGAGTACCCCGTCCGTGTGGTGACCTCCGCCCCGAGTGTCCTGGAAGCCAGTACCGTGGGGGGCGGCTGTAGTGCCACCTGACCCCCCTCCGGCTCGATCAGAGTCCGTCCCTCTCGGGGTGTAGAAGCCGAAGGGCACGGCGGCACTGTGATCAATGCCCATCCCGGCCACGGAGCTCACCGAGCGACTCCGCAGGCCCATGGTGCCACTCGGCCGGTAGTGGCCGAAGTGGGCCGAGGGTGGCACCGCGCTGTCATCGGTGGAGACACCGGGAAAAGCACCCCGGGGACGCCCCGCCGTGCTCTGCTTACCCCCCATCCAAAGCGGGAGACAAGTGGGTGGGGGTTCTGGGTGGATACCAGGAGGGGGCTCGGCTCGATCCGCAAAGGGTCGAGAGAGCCGAAACAGGCTGTCGCCCCCTCCCCTcgctcctgtctgtctctcggcctgcctgcctgcctgcctgcctgtctgtccgTGTGTCTGAGCAGGCTCGTcagctctgactctctgcagacgcAACAGCCCGTTTCCCTGCTGAGCGGAACATGAGCCCGCCCTGACGTCTGGATTCACCTCACCCGCAGACAAGACCTCGACACAACCAGGGGATGGTCTGACAAGCTGAGTGACGCCGAAAGCCCAGAATGACACGTAGATGTAGGTGACACCACACTCCCCTTGCTGCCCCAGGTGGTTAAGACGGCTGTATCATTGCAGGCAGGACGCGGCAGCAACACGTTCGGCCCGAATCACAACAGCGCCGCAATGTTCACTCCGCTGCTCTCGCCTCATCTGATCTCAGACATCGTGACAACTGTTGCTGTCTGTCTGACCGCCGCAAAACGACGGTCTGtcctgcaccccccccccaaaaaaaatgtgacgTCGTCGTCCGTGGGGGTCTCCAGCCAGCGGTCGCTTTTCTCCCCGTAGATCGGGGTCACAGTGAGCCGCTCCCCTGCGCTCAGATCGGCGCTCCGCTGCTCTCCGctccgccgccgctgctgctgctgctgctgctgctggccagACAATGGAGGCGCTCAGTGCGCAAGCTCGGATCCAAAATAAAGACGGGACAGGAGACACTGGTGGGAGAAGACAAATTCCCTTTGTTATAATTTTAAATCAATGGGAATAAGCTTGGCATTTTTGAAAGCTGTGATTCCGTTAAGACCAATGAGTCTCGgtgcattttcaatatggcaaGAAGTAGCAGtgaaaatcatttttcttttagtCTATTGAGCCTAAATTGGcatttttagatttagattGAGAGCACAAATAATGACCACACGTGACTCTGTTATTTGTATTTGGTAGCCTATATTTTCAATCATGAAGAAAGGCATATCTTCTAGGCCtcaatatacaaataaaaagttaaaacatgaTTGAAAACCTATAGGGAATCCAATTTCTTGACATAAGGAATACAACAAGGAGCTACAAGTATTTTCAGACATGATGCTTCTGCATCGCAACATATTATTGTCATTAACAATTTATGCACAGATTTTCCCACCATATGCTAAATTATTTGGATTACTGGCTCACATGTTTGGTTTTGGATTACTTGATCTaatcctgtgcatgtgtgtgtgtgtgtgtgtgtgtgtgtgtgagggtgttattcatgtgtgtgtctgtgagagacTGTGTGATTAGGCTGGTTTAATGCTGTCTGGTTCTTTGTTCTTCGCAATAATAACACGAAGTCAATCATGTACGGCTTCATGGCCTCACTTCCCAAAAAAGGTAAACTCTGTGGTAAAGCACTCACTGCAATAGGTTTGAATCTATCCAGCTATAGCTGTTGACATCAGGCCTATAAATGGTCCCCTCTCTGCGTCGCacgcatgcaaacacacacacacacacacacacacacacactaacacacgcacgcgcacgcacgcacgcacgcacgcacacgcacacacacacacacggacgacgcacgcacgcacgcacgcacccacaagcacgcacacatacacacacacacacacacacgcacacacacgcacgcacacaaaccATGCATCAACTCCTTACATAAACAGGAGACCACAGGGAGAAAATAAAGCCTATAGGTCAACTCTATCATCAGTGGTTTCATGCGAGTGCTTCCTGTTATTATCATAAGAAGGATTACTACACGGTGGCATTAGCAAATGACAAAGTCCTAGAATTactgacaaaaaacacaacaggtaAAGCCTATatggtaaaaacacaaaaagtggaCTAATGTCTTCAAACATTTTTGATACTCTTGTACTTTTTGAGACCAGGTTTTAGGATTTCCGTTATAACCTATTTATAGGCCTATTAGTAATCAGTGGTAGGCtaccaaagcttaaaaaaacttcagatttccagtagttttttttaaaccaatagCTGCAGTGAGCGAAAGAGGACTCAGGAGTGGTCCTGCAATTTTGGTGATGTATATCAAGAAATGACACAGTTGCCTATCTGCTGCTTAGGACATGACATGTATTTTTGTTACATTGAAACAGGTATTTTATATCATCAGATTTTTAgaagaatcatatcaaagttatTGACAACCCCAAAGTGAACATAGCCTCAGGGTCACACCGCCAAGGTGCCCCAAACCTGCATTCATCCTCATAGCACTCCTCTTGCCTATTAAGTTAGGTCTCCGAACCACGgtataataatacaaaaatacaaattttaagggtaaaaaaacagatatacaAAAGTACTAGATAATGTGCAAAAGATGAGCactcaaaaaaataacaacagcaacaacaaatgtgCACGGACATGAAATttacatacaaataaaatataaggCACTAACTTCACTCGCCCAAATTTTACTTGTAACTTTGTGTTGGCTAACAACTAGCTCCTCTCTCCAGCACTAGCCCCCCTGTCCTTAAATAGTCCCTCATGGCTCTAGAAAGTCAACATGGGAATCACAAAAAGGTCAAACTCACAATGACATTCATCCAACCAATGGGTATAGCACCCTCAAGGCTACGTCACTTCTTATGTAGTCTAATTTTAAAGTTTCTCCTTACAAACAGTCTTGTAATAAGTATGACAAGAgttcttttgcatttttttacacaatttaaataaaatgtgggTGTCTTTATAAGATCTAAAGCAGTCAGGTAAAGGACAACAAAGCTTTGTTCCAAAGATGACAGTGCAGGTAGGCAATACAATCATCCACCATTCAAATTCACCTTCAGAAtgaaatcttagaaatgtgtcAACACTTTCAAATAGATTCTCTGTTAAGTTTCTGCAAAGTGCTGTGAGAGCTTCTTTCATGggtaatatgaatgaatgaagctATTGGGCCAATTGAAAAAGccattaataaaaataaaatgtgggtTGCCAAGTTAGGAGAAAAACTCTGGCAGATCATTCACGGGGATACATTTGAAAATTGTGAAGACAATCCCTGTTAAAGTCAATCCAAAACACGAGAAATAGACTTTAAAAACTCTAACTGGTATGTGTAATggtgtctgtgtaggttctcagtcatctgGGGCATGGTcaatttgaagcttgatccaaaggcagctggactggttgaagatcttgaagacgtttcacctctcctctgaaaaatgtatgtgtgtaattgtaaaatgtaaactgCACTTCATGGCAAAGAATTCTTAAATGTAACAGATATATTTATGAGGATGTGACCCTGTATGTTGTTATCAGTAGCAGAGACCCTGAAAAAAGGAAGTTTAACAATAATGTTACATGGACACCTTCGGATCCATCCCATAATGGCGCTCACTGATTACAAGTCATCAAACAATTTATTACATCTTaataattaacaataaaaaaaaaatagtctaaATGCTGATAAAAGAACTGAGTGGCGACCTTTACGGACCATAAACCACTAGATCAATATATAACAGAGTACGTTCCAGATCTGAGGCTTTACTGTCCAAACATCACTTTCACTTTGACGTGTTGCTATATAAATACAAGTTGATTAATTCATTAAATAAACCAGATTATAGATACAATAAAGTACATTTATGTCCAAACTTTATAGAGACTTGATTGTTTCTATGGCTGTGCAGGGACTgtttatttcactttcattGTATTGAGGGATACATGTTGTGAGGGCATGCACTGCTGACACTCTGTGGTGGAGCAGAGTATTACTATTCTGTAAAGCTGTGGTCTGATCCGTCTGTCTGATCAGTAAGGCAGCATGTTATGTCTGTACATTTCAATACCAGTGGGGTCATGGTGTGATGTAAGGTTATTTGACTCCATGGATAAGGCTGCAGCCATCAAAACTGGTTTCAGAGCAGGCCCATGATGCCTTGTCCTCTTCTGATTATTCATGTTAAGTGAATAACTTGGCAAGAGCGACTATGTACATATAGAAGTGGGATCATCTTACTGACCTATTTAGAGGAATAGTGAGACTGTCCATTTAACTCTTCAGTTCAATGAAAGATTAAAAGCAGGATAGAAAACACCTCCATTGGCTCCCTCAAAGATAAACAGATGCTCTAAAGCTCATTGAGAGTGTCCAAGAGCTTTTCAGATGTCAGACAAAGACTAAGACCAGGAAGTTACTAATCCCAGGCCaaagacagaaatacaaaatgcagcattattacaccaaaacatttttattttacatgtcggTCTGTTTTGACAATTAAAGGATACAAAATggaatttttaattttaattttctgaAATGCTGTATGTGGACCACTGTTACATTTGGATATTGCTAGGCCACTCGTTCCCGCATTACCATTTTGTATGCTAAGTGCTAAGCTAACTGAGTACTGGCTACAGTGACTGCATTTTTCCCACACAGATACGAGGGCAGGATACTTTCTGTTGATACTGCCAGAAAGACAATGGATAAGTAGCTTCCCTAATATGTGAATGTCATCAATTATTGTCAACACAATGATCAATACATGGGCAGGAACTaatgatcatttttattttcagtcacaTCACAATTGTTTCAACTTTGAGTATGTCAACGTGCTTGTGTTGAAGCCGTTAAAGCAACATAGATATTCATGttatgatgattaaaaacatgaatagaGGTCAATTAGataaaggttttttatttgtcattaaaaaaaagaaataatcagTGATGAACGTGTGCAAACACAAGTAAAGAGACAAAACTAAGATTCAGATTCAACacaatgatttgatttgaatcaAAATATATCATGAAcgtgcagagagagaagagagcacATCATGTTACTGAGTGTTGAGTTACTAACTTTCCCTTTAGACATAACAACAGTTCATAGTTCTATTGGCTGCAGAATTTTCCCAGGATTCATCAGGTTCTTTGGGTCGAGGGCGTCCTTGAGTCCCTGCATGACCCGCATAGCCATGGGTCCCATCTCCTCGCACAGCAGAGTCCTCTTCCCTAAGCCCACGCCGTGCTCCCCTGTACATGTACCATCCATGGCCAGAGCTCGCCTAGAGGGATCACAAATCACATACATTGACTGCAACCAACGTGACTGATCGGTCTGGTCTCTTCTAGACAGTCTGGGGTCAAGCCAAAGATGACGTCCGCCTTTCTAATTAGTTTATGTCAGCATTTTCGACCAAATGTAAAATCTCGTGGTGCAACTGAAATCACAAATCTCACAGATCACTGAGTTTGGTCTCAGATCTGATCGGTTCTCCGGATCagccacagaaaaaaagatatttataaTCTAACTTTTGTACTCCTCAGCTATAACCATGACTCAGACCTAATATTTTGACAGCACTATAaatcaaaatgattttaatAGTGGATCACATCTTCAATGCGATCCACTATAGGCTATACTCAGATAATAATATAAGCAGTTAGATAAACCTGAACTCTGTCCATTTGTTGTTTGTACTACAGTCTATAATATAAAAACAGCATCATTTCAATAACAGTATTTGTAACCCTTCAGCCCCCTTCGTAAGGGAAATCAACTTTACAaacctaaaatagaaaatgttctggGAATAACAGTTTGCTGTAATCTACAGAAATCTTTTTTCTCAGCTTTGACAGTCTTGAACACACACCGTTCAtttagtggatgtgtgtgtgtgtgtgtgcactggcTGCAGGTTACGGCTGAAGTagaaaacagactgtaacgttaCTAATGTAATCCTAAACTGACACCTGCATggtaaatacagacaccgtgAACGTAGAAAAGTAGAGGCAGCATTTACATTAAAGTAACTATACACACAGAAATATCAACGCTTCGCTTCTGTTTTCACTGAGTCTGCACAGGGATTAAGCAGCAGTGCATTTATTTTATACAATGTTCAGATCTTCAATCTGTGGATCACATGAGGCCCGAACTGTGGGATCCAAACGGATCAAGGATCAGCTGTGAGAAGTGAGAGGCCAAGAGTGGAGCTAAAACGATGATATATGTGTATCAAAAGGATCGTTTTATATCTCAACCGAGCctcagagggagagaaggagagagagatagcaTGAGCTGATGAGGTACACCTGTGGTAAATATCGCTCTGTGAGAAACTGTTAAAGGAATAGCAGATGAGTCTCAGAGACACAGTACCTGGCCAGTCTCTCAGTGAACAGGTGCACCCTGTGCTGCTCCTCTGGGTCATTGGGGTCAACCACCATCAGACAGTGGAAGTTACCATCACCCACATGGCCTGCTATGGGACCTGAAGGCACAATGAAAACAGTCACACATTAAAAACTTGTAAAAAGATGTTAATTTTACTCTTACATGACTCTTTATAACAAGCCAACAATGGACTTCAGATCATTCTGAAGTCATCTCTGCAGTCTGGCTCTTAAACAGAATCGAGAATGACATTCCAGTGCACTGCCCTTCTttaactttatgtttttttaatatgttttgtaCATACCGGTACTTCTAAAGATACTTctaaaaagaagttaaaaccTGATATTATCACTTTTAACCTTAGCCTTAATCTTGTGACTTCAATCGTACAATTTTGTGTTGACACAAAGTTGTTATGCACAGAAAAAGGTAAACGGACTTCTGTAGcacttttacactacatgtcatattcacacactgttattccattcacacaccgccGGTGATGCAGCAGAaacaatttggggttaagtgttttgcccaaggacaattaaacatggctgcaggagctggacaTCGAACCCCAACCCTCTGGTTAAGAACCAATCATctcaaccactgagccacagctacCCCACCCAATTTTACAATTCAATACACATTATAATTTAATTCTTTAAATTCTGATGTTAAAcactcatttcatttatttccctTATTAGAGTTCCTTTCGCTTCAATCTCCAATGACAGTTAAATCCCTCAAAATAATATGTGAGAATCTTAATAACACTTTCACAGTTCATCTTCATTACGGAAAAATCAGCAACTTGGTTTTCTATGACAGAGGACTGTGTGATCTGAGGCCCGTTTCAGAAAGCCGGTTTAGtgcaaacactgagtcagttaaccctgaaatgaggggAACTCTGGGTTTTTCCGTTTCAGAAGTGGGGGTCACTCACTCAAACCCAAGAAAGAGGGTTAACTCAAGCCCGTTCCAGAGACAGAGGTAGCTTTAGCTCtcagtcagttactatggtaacttcCTTGTACTTTGCCACTGCAGCAGTgctacttttttcttcttcttaaaaccTGTTCATATTCCCTGTATGACCATGTGAAGATGTATATTTCAAGAGGGTTAAAGTAAGAGGACctctttttttgtcacctgtcGTAGTATGGGGGGCTTCAATAATGTTGGATTTTTATAGTCGTGCTGCACGCTTTCAACTCTGAGTGAAACTACTCAGAGtggattaaataaaataaaatcagctgttctggaacctgagggtaaatcaactcagagctcaggttAGACTGAGAGTTTGTTGGACATGACTTAAggtttttttcagttctgagAATTTTTAAAATGGTATGAGAAGTGGGCCAAAGCAGCAATGAAAAACgtaattttaaaa includes:
- the znrf1 gene encoding E3 ubiquitin-protein ligase znrf1 codes for the protein MGGKQSTAGRPRGAFPGVSTDDSAVPPSAHFGHYRPSGTMGLRSRSVSSVAGMGIDHSAAVPFGFYTPRGTDSDRAGGGSGGTTAAPHGTGFQDTRGGGHHTDGVLYLGSRGSLADTLPLHIAPRWFSAHSGFKCPVCSKSVASNEMEVHFIMCLSKPRLSYNDDVLARDAGECVICLEELQQGDTIARLPCLCIYHKSCIDSWFEINRSCPEHPSD